From Cellulomonas dongxiuzhuiae, the proteins below share one genomic window:
- a CDS encoding ABC transporter substrate-binding protein, producing the protein MAGPRRYLPLAAVGVAGVLMLSACGGGSDESAAPPADGEATKLDMWVFAELHADYYDQMAEEWNEQNPDRPVDLEVTVYPYEDMHNKLQLAVNAGSGLPDVVDIEVNKFSNFVAEDGRTPLMDLSEAAAPYQDDIVQARLDLYSRDDKVLGFPMHVGAFVSFYNAALLEAAGIDYTTIETWDDFKAAGVQYHDATGKAFGIASTTVNFVEPLMVAQLGGNFFDEDGGLAVNSPEVVEAFAMQQDMLQAGAISTIPGGSPDDEEAFGVINSGEYAAVVYPAWYTSRFVDYMPDLAGDVAIAPAPVVEGGEVGTIGGGGTGTAVIESSPKKDFAAEWLAFAKLSPEANVAVWEVLGFDPVNMSVWEDEAVTKDPENKFNKYFRTNLFDVLNEVKDGIGHFEAFSNPNLPALNNVFTTTTLTEVYENGVEPQQALDQAQKDLENQIGE; encoded by the coding sequence ATGGCTGGACCACGCAGGTACCTGCCGCTCGCAGCAGTGGGCGTCGCAGGCGTGCTCATGCTCTCGGCATGCGGCGGCGGCTCGGACGAGTCCGCAGCGCCGCCCGCCGACGGCGAGGCGACCAAGCTCGACATGTGGGTGTTCGCCGAGCTCCACGCGGACTACTACGACCAGATGGCCGAGGAGTGGAACGAGCAGAACCCGGACCGCCCGGTCGACCTCGAGGTCACCGTGTACCCGTACGAGGACATGCACAACAAGCTGCAGCTCGCCGTGAACGCAGGCTCCGGCCTGCCGGACGTCGTCGACATCGAGGTCAACAAGTTCTCCAACTTCGTCGCCGAGGACGGCCGCACGCCGCTCATGGACCTCAGCGAGGCGGCGGCCCCCTACCAGGACGACATCGTGCAGGCGCGTCTCGATCTGTACAGCCGTGACGACAAGGTCCTCGGGTTCCCGATGCACGTCGGGGCGTTCGTCTCCTTCTACAACGCGGCCCTCCTCGAGGCCGCCGGGATCGACTACACGACCATCGAGACCTGGGACGACTTCAAGGCCGCGGGCGTGCAGTACCACGACGCGACCGGCAAGGCCTTCGGCATCGCCAGCACCACCGTGAACTTCGTCGAGCCGCTCATGGTCGCGCAGCTCGGGGGCAACTTCTTCGACGAGGACGGCGGCCTCGCGGTGAACAGCCCCGAGGTCGTCGAGGCGTTCGCCATGCAGCAGGACATGCTGCAGGCCGGCGCCATCTCGACCATCCCCGGCGGCAGCCCCGACGACGAGGAGGCCTTCGGCGTCATCAACAGCGGCGAGTACGCGGCCGTCGTCTACCCCGCCTGGTACACCTCGCGCTTCGTCGACTACATGCCCGACCTGGCCGGGGACGTCGCGATCGCGCCGGCCCCCGTGGTCGAGGGTGGCGAGGTCGGCACGATCGGCGGCGGCGGCACCGGCACCGCGGTCATCGAGTCGTCGCCGAAGAAGGACTTCGCGGCGGAGTGGCTCGCGTTCGCCAAGCTGTCGCCCGAGGCGAACGTCGCCGTGTGGGAGGTCCTCGGCTTCGACCCCGTCAACATGTCGGTGTGGGAGGACGAGGCGGTCACGAAGGACCCGGAGAACAAGTTCAACAAGTACTTCCGGACGAACCTGTTCGACGTGCTCAACGAGGTCAAGGACGGCATCGGCCACTTCGAGGCCTTCAGCAACCCGAACCTGCCGGCGCTCAACAACGTCTTCACCACCACCACGCTGACCGAGGTGTACGAGAACGGCGTGGAGCCGCAGCAGGCTCTCGACCAGGCGCAGAAGGACCTGGAGAACCAGATCGGCGAGTAG
- a CDS encoding ABC transporter ATP-binding protein, with translation MSTTPVVRAEHLRKAYGSTLAVADVSLTVERGEIYGVLGRNGAGKTTTVEMIAGLRRPDAGTVSVLGLDPTTQAAALHEKVGLQLQESALPDRLRVLEALELYASFYSAPADPADLLDLLGLTAKRDAAFKDLSGGQKQRLSVALALVGRPELAILDELTTGLDPHARRETWAVVEAIRDAGVTIVLVTHLMEEAERLCDRIALIAAGRVAAVGTPDQIVELAQGEHVLRVRPDVPVADDVLLGALAGVPGVREAVVEDRALVVRGGGALVQGVLVALAHHDVTTHDVRLERASLEDAFVSLTGAEGTGPELATTAAEV, from the coding sequence ATGAGCACCACCCCGGTCGTCCGGGCCGAGCACCTGCGCAAGGCGTACGGCAGCACGCTCGCCGTCGCGGACGTGTCCCTGACCGTCGAGCGCGGCGAGATCTACGGCGTCCTCGGGCGCAACGGCGCCGGCAAGACGACGACGGTCGAGATGATCGCGGGCCTGCGCCGCCCCGACGCGGGCACGGTGAGCGTTCTCGGCCTCGACCCAACGACGCAGGCCGCCGCGCTGCACGAGAAGGTGGGGCTGCAGCTGCAGGAGTCGGCGCTGCCCGACCGGCTGCGGGTCCTCGAGGCGCTCGAGCTGTACGCGTCGTTCTACTCCGCACCCGCCGACCCGGCGGACCTGCTCGACCTGCTCGGGCTCACCGCCAAGCGGGACGCCGCGTTCAAGGACCTGTCCGGCGGGCAGAAGCAGCGCCTGTCGGTCGCGCTCGCGCTCGTCGGCCGCCCCGAGCTGGCGATCCTCGACGAGCTGACGACGGGCCTCGACCCGCACGCGCGCCGCGAGACGTGGGCGGTCGTCGAGGCGATCCGCGACGCGGGCGTCACGATCGTGCTCGTCACGCACCTCATGGAGGAGGCGGAGCGGCTGTGCGACCGGATCGCGCTCATCGCCGCGGGGCGCGTCGCCGCTGTCGGGACGCCGGACCAGATCGTCGAGCTCGCGCAGGGGGAGCACGTGCTGCGCGTGCGCCCCGACGTGCCGGTCGCCGACGACGTGCTGCTGGGCGCGCTCGCGGGGGTGCCCGGGGTGCGCGAGGCGGTCGTCGAGGACCGCGCGCTGGTGGTGCGCGGCGGCGGTGCGCTCGTCCAGGGCGTGCTCGTCGCGCTCGCCCACCACGACGTCACCACGCACGACGTCCGTCTGGAGCGCGCGTCCCTCGAGGACGCGTTCGTCTCCCTCACCGGTGCCGAGGGCACCGGGCCCGAGCTCGCCACGACCGCCGCGGAGGTGTGA
- a CDS encoding ABC transporter ATP-binding protein, translated as MTTTTTGWGVELRGVTQRYDDVVALDDVTLTVRPGTITGLLGRNGSGKSTLGSLLAAFRRPTAGCVLVDGEDPWENERVVPGICFVRESGDVLEDYPLKDNLAYVSGARPTFSHELAGELMDLFELDPRRKPSKLSRGKKSAFGIVLGLAARAPLTILDEVHLGLDAPSRYAFYETLLADYAEHPRTLILSSHLIGEIEQLLEDVVVLDRGRVLVAQDAETLRAEGLAVTGPAPAVEQFVAGRDVLATQRLGGTVRTTVRGALVEGDERRARDAGLDLGPVPLQDLFVHLTDPQRTGSTVGPAGGEVDR; from the coding sequence ATGACCACGACGACCACCGGCTGGGGCGTCGAGCTGCGCGGCGTCACGCAGCGCTACGACGACGTCGTCGCGCTCGACGACGTCACGCTGACCGTCCGCCCCGGCACCATCACCGGCCTGCTCGGCCGCAACGGCTCCGGCAAGTCGACGCTCGGCTCCCTGCTCGCCGCCTTCCGCCGCCCGACCGCGGGCTGCGTGCTCGTCGACGGCGAGGACCCGTGGGAGAACGAGCGCGTCGTGCCCGGCATCTGCTTCGTGCGGGAGTCGGGCGACGTCCTCGAGGACTACCCGCTCAAGGACAACCTCGCGTACGTCTCGGGTGCCCGCCCCACGTTCTCGCACGAGCTCGCGGGCGAGCTCATGGACCTGTTCGAGCTCGACCCCCGGCGCAAGCCGTCGAAGCTCTCGCGCGGCAAGAAGTCGGCCTTCGGCATCGTCCTCGGGCTCGCCGCGCGGGCCCCGCTGACGATCCTGGACGAGGTCCACCTGGGCCTCGACGCGCCCAGCCGGTACGCGTTCTACGAGACGCTGCTCGCGGACTACGCCGAGCACCCCCGCACCCTGATCCTCTCCAGCCACCTCATCGGCGAGATCGAGCAGCTGCTCGAGGACGTCGTCGTGCTCGACCGCGGACGCGTGCTCGTCGCGCAGGACGCGGAGACCCTGCGCGCGGAGGGGCTGGCCGTCACCGGGCCCGCCCCGGCGGTCGAGCAGTTCGTCGCCGGGCGCGACGTGCTCGCGACGCAGCGGCTCGGCGGGACGGTCCGGACCACCGTGCGCGGCGCTCTCGTGGAGGGCGACGAGCGCCGCGCACGGGACGCCGGGCTCGATCTCGGCCCCGTGCCGCTGCAGGACCTGTTCGTGCACCTCACGGACCCGCAGCGCACCGGCTCGACGGTCGGGCCCGCGGGCGGGGAGGTGGACCGGTGA
- a CDS encoding GntR family transcriptional regulator, producing the protein MFDGRDPVYLQIADQIRQDVLSGALQAEEQVMSTTQYATTFRINPATAAKAFAQLVDEGVLYKRRGVGMFVAPGARERLLAEARESFFADTVDPVADAARVLGIDVEDVVARLRARAATPAPEGDHP; encoded by the coding sequence GTGTTCGACGGACGTGACCCCGTGTACCTGCAGATTGCCGACCAGATCCGCCAGGACGTGCTCTCGGGCGCCCTGCAGGCCGAGGAGCAGGTCATGTCGACCACGCAGTACGCGACGACCTTCCGCATCAACCCCGCGACGGCGGCCAAGGCGTTCGCGCAGCTCGTCGACGAGGGCGTGCTCTACAAGCGCCGCGGCGTCGGGATGTTCGTCGCGCCCGGCGCCCGCGAGCGGCTGCTGGCCGAGGCGCGCGAGTCCTTCTTCGCCGACACCGTCGATCCCGTCGCCGACGCGGCGCGCGTCCTCGGCATCGACGTCGAGGACGTCGTCGCCCGCCTGCGCGCCCGCGCCGCCACCCCCGCACCCGAGGGAGACCACCCATGA
- a CDS encoding carbohydrate ABC transporter permease, giving the protein MSAPISPSTTADPSTGPEVIAPRSRTKHPLPRALFVTVQSVFLVVIAFIVLVPLLAIFAGTFQDGGEIMRNGLRLDVDVSTFSFDNYAMLFTDSGLYFRWFANSVGLTVVQVAGTLLVSSFIAYGFAMYDFKGKTAAFIAVLLLMTVPFEIMMLPLYVMVNDLGLADSYSVIVVPFLAAAVTIFFFRQYFLGIPKELLEAGRVDGVTEFGIFFRIVLPIARPAMAAMAILNGMVTWNNFLWPLLVLRSAEKFTLPIGLNTLLTPYGNNYDLLIIGSFFSLLPVLVLFLCFQRFFVAGMTAGALKG; this is encoded by the coding sequence ATGAGCGCGCCGATCTCGCCGTCGACCACGGCCGACCCGTCGACGGGGCCCGAGGTCATCGCCCCCCGCTCCCGCACGAAGCACCCCCTGCCGCGGGCGCTGTTCGTCACGGTCCAGAGCGTCTTCCTCGTCGTCATCGCGTTCATCGTCCTCGTGCCTCTCCTCGCGATCTTCGCCGGGACGTTCCAGGACGGCGGCGAGATCATGCGCAACGGCCTGCGGCTCGACGTCGACGTGAGCACGTTCTCGTTCGACAACTACGCGATGCTCTTCACCGACTCGGGCCTGTACTTCCGGTGGTTCGCCAACTCGGTGGGCCTGACCGTCGTGCAGGTCGCCGGCACGCTGCTCGTCAGCTCGTTCATCGCGTACGGGTTCGCGATGTACGACTTCAAGGGCAAGACCGCCGCGTTCATCGCCGTGCTGCTGCTCATGACCGTCCCGTTCGAGATCATGATGCTGCCGCTCTACGTCATGGTGAACGACCTCGGGCTCGCGGACTCCTACTCCGTGATCGTCGTCCCGTTCCTCGCGGCCGCCGTCACGATCTTCTTCTTCCGCCAGTACTTCCTGGGGATCCCCAAGGAGCTCCTCGAGGCCGGGCGCGTCGACGGCGTCACCGAGTTCGGCATCTTCTTCCGCATCGTGCTGCCCATCGCGCGTCCCGCGATGGCCGCCATGGCGATCCTCAACGGCATGGTCACGTGGAACAACTTCCTGTGGCCGCTGCTGGTGCTGCGCTCGGCCGAGAAGTTCACGCTGCCGATCGGCCTCAACACCCTCCTCACGCCGTACGGCAACAACTACGACCTGCTGATCATCGGCTCGTTCTTCTCACTGCTGCCCGTTCTCGTCCTCTTCCTCTGCTTCCAGAGGTTCTTCGTCGCCGGCATGACGGCGGGGGCGCTCAAGGGCTGA
- a CDS encoding glycoside hydrolase family 48 protein, which translates to MSSSTRRRAVRAAWAVLTATSLVAVAGAQAASALAGPTAQVAPAAVAVDSEYAERFLEQYDKIKDPANGYFSPQGIPYHAVETLMVEAPDYGHMTTSEAYSYWLWLEALYGQATGDWDPLNEAWVNMETYMIPQQADQPTNSFYKADAPASYASEYNHPSNYPSQIGSSGSVGKDPIAAELRATYGNNDIYQMHWLGDVDNIYGFGAAPGPGCQLGPDYEGMSLVNTFQRGPQESVWETVPHPTCDDFTYGGKNGYLDLFTGDASYAKQWKFTSASDADARAVEAVYWANKWATEQGKAADVAATVAKAAKLGDYLRYTLFDKYFKTIGCTSPSCPAGSGKESAHYLLSWYMAWGGATDTSSGWAWRIGSSHAHFGYQNPFAAWALSNDPKLTPKSATAKADWTKAAERQVELYQWLQSSNGPIAGGATNSWDGAYAQPPAGTPTFYGMAYTEAPVYNDPPSNQWFGMQAWGVQRLAELYYETGNAKAKTVLDKWAAWVVDHIETDGADWSVPSELTWSGKPDTWNPTNPGSNSGLTVTLKSSGQDVGVAGDTARALLFYAAKSGNTEARDTAKNLLDAIWDNNQDSLGVSSVETRGDYKRFDDVYTAGGNGVYIPSGWTGTMPNGDQVKPGVSFLDIRSFYKQDPQWAKVQAALNGGADPQFEYHRFWAQTAIAGALSDYARLFEGGATPTPTPTVTPTPTVTPTPTVTPTPTVTPTPTVTPTPTVTPTPSVTPTPSVTPTPTQNPGASCSVSYTANSWNTGFTASVKITNRGTAALNGWTLKFSFANGQQVQQGWSAKWAQSGSAVTVTNEAWNGSLAAGGSVDIGFNGSHSGTNNAPTSFTLNGATCS; encoded by the coding sequence ATGTCCTCAAGCACCCGACGGCGTGCCGTCAGAGCGGCCTGGGCCGTTCTGACAGCCACGTCGCTCGTGGCCGTGGCGGGCGCGCAGGCCGCGTCCGCCCTCGCCGGGCCCACGGCGCAGGTCGCGCCCGCAGCGGTCGCGGTCGACTCCGAGTACGCGGAGCGGTTCCTCGAGCAGTACGACAAGATCAAGGACCCCGCCAACGGGTACTTCAGCCCGCAGGGCATCCCCTACCACGCGGTCGAGACCCTCATGGTCGAGGCGCCGGACTACGGGCACATGACGACGTCCGAGGCGTACAGCTACTGGCTGTGGCTCGAGGCGCTGTACGGCCAGGCGACGGGCGACTGGGACCCGCTGAACGAGGCCTGGGTCAACATGGAGACGTACATGATCCCCCAGCAGGCGGATCAGCCCACGAACTCCTTCTACAAGGCCGACGCCCCGGCCAGCTACGCCTCCGAGTACAACCACCCGAGCAACTACCCGTCGCAGATCGGCAGCAGCGGCAGCGTCGGCAAGGACCCGATCGCCGCCGAGCTGCGCGCGACGTACGGCAACAACGACATCTACCAGATGCACTGGCTGGGCGACGTCGACAACATCTACGGCTTCGGTGCCGCGCCCGGCCCCGGCTGCCAGCTCGGCCCGGACTACGAGGGCATGTCGCTCGTCAACACCTTCCAGCGCGGCCCGCAGGAGTCGGTGTGGGAGACCGTCCCGCACCCCACGTGCGACGACTTCACGTACGGCGGCAAGAACGGCTACCTCGACCTGTTCACGGGTGACGCGTCGTACGCCAAGCAGTGGAAGTTCACGTCGGCGTCCGACGCCGACGCGCGCGCCGTCGAGGCCGTCTACTGGGCCAACAAGTGGGCGACCGAGCAGGGCAAGGCCGCGGACGTCGCGGCGACCGTCGCGAAGGCCGCCAAGCTCGGTGACTACCTGCGCTACACGCTGTTCGACAAGTACTTCAAGACCATCGGCTGCACGTCGCCGAGCTGCCCCGCCGGGTCCGGCAAGGAGAGCGCGCACTACCTGCTGTCCTGGTACATGGCCTGGGGCGGCGCGACCGACACCAGCTCCGGCTGGGCGTGGCGCATCGGCTCGTCGCACGCGCACTTCGGGTACCAGAACCCGTTCGCCGCGTGGGCCCTGTCCAACGACCCGAAGCTGACGCCGAAGTCGGCGACGGCGAAGGCGGACTGGACCAAGGCCGCGGAGCGTCAGGTCGAGCTCTACCAGTGGCTGCAGTCGTCCAACGGCCCGATCGCCGGTGGCGCCACCAACAGCTGGGACGGTGCGTACGCGCAGCCCCCGGCCGGCACGCCGACGTTCTACGGCATGGCCTACACCGAGGCGCCCGTCTACAACGACCCGCCGTCGAACCAGTGGTTCGGCATGCAGGCGTGGGGCGTCCAGCGGCTCGCCGAGCTCTACTACGAGACGGGCAACGCCAAGGCGAAGACCGTCCTCGACAAGTGGGCCGCGTGGGTCGTCGACCACATCGAGACCGATGGCGCCGACTGGTCCGTCCCGTCGGAGCTCACGTGGTCGGGCAAGCCCGACACCTGGAACCCGACCAACCCGGGCTCCAACTCCGGTCTGACCGTCACGCTCAAGAGCTCCGGCCAGGACGTCGGCGTCGCCGGCGACACCGCCCGTGCGCTCCTGTTCTACGCGGCCAAGTCGGGCAACACCGAGGCGCGCGACACCGCCAAGAACCTGCTCGACGCGATCTGGGACAACAACCAGGACTCCCTGGGCGTGTCCTCGGTCGAGACCCGTGGGGACTACAAGCGGTTCGACGACGTCTACACCGCGGGCGGCAACGGCGTGTACATCCCGTCCGGCTGGACGGGCACCATGCCCAACGGCGACCAGGTCAAGCCCGGCGTCTCGTTCCTCGACATCCGGTCGTTCTACAAGCAGGACCCGCAGTGGGCCAAGGTCCAGGCGGCGCTCAACGGCGGGGCCGACCCGCAGTTCGAGTACCACCGGTTCTGGGCGCAGACGGCGATCGCCGGTGCGCTGTCGGACTACGCCCGCCTGTTCGAGGGCGGCGCAACGCCGACCCCGACGCCGACGGTCACGCCGACGCCGACCGTGACGCCGACGCCGACCGTGACGCCGACGCCGACCGTGACGCCGACGCCGACCGTGACGCCGACGCCGACCGTGACGCCGACGCCGTCGGTCACCCCGACGCCGTCGGTCACCCCGACGCCCACGCAGAACCCGGGTGCGTCCTGCTCGGTGAGCTACACGGCGAACAGCTGGAACACCGGCTTCACGGCCTCGGTGAAGATCACGAACCGCGGGACCGCCGCCCTCAACGGGTGGACCCTGAAGTTCAGCTTCGCCAACGGTCAGCAGGTCCAGCAGGGCTGGAGCGCCAAGTGGGCGCAGTCCGGCTCGGCCGTGACGGTCACCAACGAGGCCTGGAACGGCTCGCTGGCGGCCGGTGGCTCGGTGGACATCGGCTTCAACGGTTCGCACTCCGGGACCAACAACGCGCCGACGTCCTTCACGCTGAACGGCGCCACCTGCTCCTAG
- a CDS encoding LacI family DNA-binding transcriptional regulator, which produces MQEVARRAGVSNKTVSNVVNDHPHVRPETRARVQQAIAELGYRPNLSARGLRSGRTGVIGLAVPQLRQPYFAELADAVIAAAERRGLGVIIGQAGADRDHETAVLANGLRQTDGMLFSPEHLGTEDRHLLDDVTYPLVLLGERIFGGPDDHVTMHNVEGARAAVEHLVGLGRQRIAVLGAHPDRRSGQMRPSDLRVRGYREALAVAGLPEDPRLERAVAPWLPQDGVDATRELLASGVEFDAIFALNDSLAIGALRALAQAGRRVPDDVAVIGFDNIGDGRFSTPSLSSVDPGREEIAETAVAMLVERIEAGTRDVRPPRLHKAAFHIVARESTGGHDDEA; this is translated from the coding sequence ATGCAGGAGGTCGCACGGCGCGCCGGCGTCTCCAACAAGACCGTCTCGAACGTCGTCAACGACCACCCCCACGTGCGCCCCGAGACGCGGGCACGCGTACAGCAGGCCATCGCGGAGCTGGGCTACCGGCCGAACCTGTCGGCCCGCGGCCTGCGCTCCGGCAGGACCGGCGTCATCGGGCTCGCCGTGCCGCAGCTGCGGCAGCCGTACTTCGCCGAGCTCGCCGACGCGGTGATCGCGGCCGCGGAGCGGCGCGGCCTGGGGGTGATCATCGGCCAGGCCGGGGCGGACCGTGACCACGAGACCGCCGTGCTCGCGAACGGCCTGCGGCAGACCGACGGCATGCTCTTCAGCCCCGAGCACCTCGGCACCGAGGACCGTCACCTGCTCGACGACGTCACGTACCCGCTGGTCCTGCTCGGCGAGCGGATCTTCGGCGGCCCCGACGACCACGTGACCATGCACAACGTCGAGGGCGCCCGCGCGGCCGTCGAGCACCTGGTCGGCCTCGGCCGGCAGCGCATCGCCGTCCTCGGGGCCCACCCCGACCGGCGCAGCGGGCAGATGCGCCCGTCGGACCTGCGCGTGCGCGGCTACCGCGAGGCGCTCGCCGTCGCCGGCCTGCCGGAGGACCCGCGGCTCGAGCGCGCCGTCGCGCCCTGGCTCCCGCAGGACGGCGTGGACGCGACCCGCGAGCTGCTCGCGTCCGGCGTCGAGTTCGACGCGATCTTCGCGCTCAACGACAGCCTCGCCATCGGTGCCCTGCGGGCGCTCGCCCAGGCCGGGCGCCGCGTGCCCGACGACGTGGCCGTCATCGGGTTCGACAACATCGGCGACGGCCGCTTCTCGACCCCCTCGCTGTCCAGCGTGGACCCGGGCCGGGAGGAGATCGCCGAGACGGCCGTCGCGATGCTCGTCGAGCGCATCGAGGCCGGCACCCGGGACGTCCGCCCGCCCCGGCTCCACAAGGCGGCCTTCCACATCGTGGCCCGCGAGTCCACGGGCGGGCACGACGACGAGGCCTGA
- a CDS encoding carbohydrate ABC transporter permease, translating into MAQLQERTASPGTPVGHRLKALLYSQRLAPYFFIAPFIITLLAFWSVPLVRTFVMSTQSVMFGEASFIGTDNYERLWRDRVFWQAMYNSARYMVLTLVILIPGPLLLATVISSRLGSARLKGFFKASMFVPALTSVVVAGIIFRLMFSEASTGLVNEVVTWFGADPVRWMRTDLGGLVALLALATWRYTGVNILYFLAGLQSIPDEYYEAASIDGAGKVRQFFSITLPNIKPTMVYVTTISIYGGLAMFLESFMLYNGNSSPNNQGLTVVGYLYRRGIEENDLGYASAVGVVLLVVIMTINLTYLKLTGTFKKEESR; encoded by the coding sequence GTGGCACAGCTGCAGGAACGAACGGCGTCCCCCGGCACGCCGGTCGGGCACCGGCTCAAGGCGCTGCTGTACTCGCAGCGCCTCGCCCCGTACTTCTTCATCGCCCCGTTCATCATCACGCTGCTGGCGTTCTGGAGCGTGCCGCTCGTGCGGACGTTCGTCATGAGCACGCAGAGCGTGATGTTCGGCGAGGCCAGCTTCATCGGCACCGACAACTACGAGCGGCTGTGGCGTGACCGGGTCTTCTGGCAGGCCATGTACAACAGCGCGCGCTACATGGTGCTCACGCTCGTCATCCTCATCCCGGGTCCGCTGCTCCTCGCGACCGTCATCAGCTCGCGGCTCGGCTCCGCGCGGCTCAAGGGCTTCTTCAAGGCGTCGATGTTCGTACCCGCGCTGACGTCCGTGGTCGTCGCCGGCATCATCTTCCGGCTCATGTTCTCCGAGGCGAGCACGGGACTGGTCAACGAGGTCGTCACCTGGTTCGGGGCCGACCCGGTGCGCTGGATGCGGACCGACCTGGGTGGCCTCGTCGCGCTGCTGGCCCTGGCAACCTGGCGGTACACCGGCGTCAACATCCTCTACTTCCTCGCGGGGCTGCAGTCGATCCCCGACGAGTACTACGAGGCGGCGTCGATCGACGGTGCCGGCAAGGTCCGGCAGTTCTTCTCCATCACGCTGCCGAACATCAAGCCGACCATGGTCTACGTCACGACCATCAGCATCTACGGCGGCCTGGCGATGTTCCTCGAGAGCTTCATGCTCTACAACGGCAACAGCTCGCCGAACAACCAGGGCCTGACGGTCGTCGGCTACCTGTACCGCCGCGGCATCGAGGAGAACGACCTCGGGTACGCCTCCGCGGTCGGCGTGGTGCTGCTCGTCGTGATCATGACGATCAACCTCACGTACCTGAAGCTCACCGGCACGTTCAAGAAGGAGGAGTCCCGATGA
- a CDS encoding ABC transporter permease, which translates to MTTTPTTTPAAARRGALAPAPAATHRRGGALVRMIVAEARLLVRDPAAAFFALGFPVVLLTVLGLVMPWADDPFSDQDPLLAQITAITGYTPIVLSLAIATIGLSSFPVTVATYRQRGVLRRLSTTPVGPARLLVAQVLVNLAALVVAAVLALVSAVVVLDIELPRQPWTVALAFLLAVLSVFGLGALIAARAATTGAANGLGMTAYFISLFFAGVWMPLPIMPEVVQTIATYLPLGAATQAMTDAWVGAPFPTQQMVVMALWAAVATPLAVRIFRWS; encoded by the coding sequence ATGACCACGACCCCGACCACCACTCCTGCTGCCGCCCGGCGCGGCGCCCTCGCCCCCGCACCCGCCGCGACGCACCGCCGTGGTGGTGCCCTGGTCCGGATGATCGTCGCGGAGGCGCGGCTGCTCGTCCGGGACCCCGCGGCGGCGTTCTTCGCGCTGGGCTTCCCCGTGGTGCTGCTGACGGTGCTGGGGCTGGTGATGCCCTGGGCCGACGACCCCTTCAGCGACCAGGACCCGCTGCTTGCGCAGATCACCGCGATCACGGGGTACACGCCGATCGTGCTGAGCCTGGCGATCGCGACGATCGGGCTGTCGAGCTTCCCCGTCACGGTCGCCACCTACCGCCAGCGCGGCGTGCTGCGCCGGCTGTCGACGACACCCGTCGGTCCGGCGCGGCTGCTGGTCGCCCAGGTGCTGGTCAACCTCGCGGCGCTCGTCGTCGCGGCGGTGCTCGCGCTCGTCTCCGCGGTGGTCGTGCTGGACATCGAGCTGCCGCGCCAGCCGTGGACCGTCGCGCTGGCGTTCCTGCTGGCGGTGCTGTCGGTCTTCGGGCTCGGCGCGCTCATCGCTGCGCGCGCGGCGACGACGGGAGCGGCGAACGGGCTGGGCATGACGGCGTACTTCATCAGCCTGTTCTTCGCGGGCGTGTGGATGCCGCTGCCGATCATGCCGGAGGTCGTCCAGACGATCGCCACGTACCTGCCGCTCGGCGCCGCCACCCAGGCGATGACCGACGCGTGGGTCGGTGCGCCGTTCCCGACGCAGCAGATGGTCGTCATGGCGCTGTGGGCGGCGGTCGCGACGCCGCTGGCGGTGCGCATCTTCCGCTGGAGCTGA